The Pontibacter korlensis sequence AGCTCTACATGTTCCTCGTTCTTACCGGTGCAGAGGATAAGGCCAATCGGCAGGTTCTCCCCTTCCACCATTTCATATTTCTCCAGGTACCGTAGGTACAACTCCATTTGCCCTTTGAAGCCAGCCTCAAACTCACCTATCTTTAGGTCAATGGCCACCAGGGACTTCAAACGCCGGTGGTAAAAAAGCAAGTCAATATAGTAGTCACGATTGTCAATGATTATACGTTTCTGACGAGCCAGAAAGGCAAAGTCACTTCCCATCTCAGTGATGAAGCGTTGTAGTTCAGCCAATATGGAGGACTCCAGATCTTTCTCAGAGTAAGTATCTGCCAAACCCAGGAAATCAAGGACGTACGGATCCCGGAATACCAGGTCAGGTGTAAGCTGGCTGGATTCCTTCAGCTGCTGCAGGTCACTCTGGATAGTGATTTCCGGTCGCTTAGAGATCGCTGTGCGCTCGTAGAGCATGGATCTTACCCGGTCCTGCAGGGTGCGTGAGCTCCACTTCTCTAGCCTGCACATCTCAATGTAAAAGTCGCGCTTCAGCTCATCGTCCAGATAAATGATAGTCTTGATGTGCGTCCAGGTTAATTGTCTCCGCAGTGCGGAGACAATCTGCTCGTCTTTGAATACACTGGCAAAACGGATACAGTGCAGCAGTTGCTTTTGGCTCCACCCAGCACCGTACTCCAGCGTCAGCTGCTGGGCAAGTGTCGTGACTATTTGCCTGCCATACTCAGCCCGGCTGTTTTTTAGTATCTCATCGTTAACGCGCTTGCCAACCAGCCAGTAAAGCAGCGTGATTTCAGCATTGACCGTAGAAGCCACTTTCTCACGGCTATGCGCGATAAGTTGCTTAATATCATTTACAAGCAGTGTATTATTCTGTGTTTCTTCCATTGTCAAAGGTAAGGAGTCTGCTATACACGTTCATGACAGGTGCTTGCAGGAATACACAACGTGGCGCCCATAGTGATTGCACAACAGGTGTTGCGTAAATATAAGAGCTAAAAAAGTAGAAGGAAACTGATTGATTAATTCCCCTACTTCACAGTGAACCTGTTTAGGGTTTTTCTATTTTATTTATTTTCTGATAAACAATACTATAAAAGCAAGGAAATGGAGCGCCATCCAATTGCTGGCTTTTGTCTCGAACCTGATCAGCAGTGCCTTGAAGCTTTCGAGCCAAGCATGGGCTTGCTCCACCACGCTTCTTCTCTTGTAGAGCTGCTGGTCAAAGTACACATAGCTTCTAAAGCAGTACCATTTCTGGG is a genomic window containing:
- a CDS encoding transposase produces the protein MYFDQQLYKRRSVVEQAHAWLESFKALLIRFETKASNWMALHFLAFIVLFIRK
- a CDS encoding PDDEXK nuclease domain-containing protein; translated protein: MEETQNNTLLVNDIKQLIAHSREKVASTVNAEITLLYWLVGKRVNDEILKNSRAEYGRQIVTTLAQQLTLEYGAGWSQKQLLHCIRFASVFKDEQIVSALRRQLTWTHIKTIIYLDDELKRDFYIEMCRLEKWSSRTLQDRVRSMLYERTAISKRPEITIQSDLQQLKESSQLTPDLVFRDPYVLDFLGLADTYSEKDLESSILAELQRFITEMGSDFAFLARQKRIIIDNRDYYIDLLFYHRRLKSLVAIDLKIGEFEAGFKGQMELYLRYLEKYEMVEGENLPIGLILCTGKNEEHVELLQLDKSNIRVADYLTQLPPKELLQAKLHQSIEIARSRLANEQN